From a single Vibrio chagasii genomic region:
- the ggt gene encoding gamma-glutamyltransferase: MRIATLSLSLVSAVGFAAEPSPFPVVPDAEGDKFMVSATNPYVSSTGYSILKQGGNAIDAMVAMQMTMSVVEPDMTGIGGGTFALFYQNDKDQFLALDGRDEAPSSATPDMFMENGKPLSRNEILGPRSVAIPGTLRLLYSAHQEYGKLPWSELVQPAIDLASKGYAMNSYTYDIVVREQNRLIEDPEIKALYWDNDEIKPTGTLMTNPKLADTLTNIAQQGDKYLYGGEFGKNIVETVNSRIDSDHAKLSIEDFEQYQIKKRDVIESDYRGNKIVSFGYPASGGVMVAQSLEMLEAYDLADMSKTDAEPWRLMTEAMRIAKADRIAYAGDPDYVETPVSALLDKSYIDKRRQLIPENGIAQSNPKAGKVSDTDYAQHQGFESKDTGHISIIDKEGNAIAMTSTIGTGMGSGVMVDGVILNAQMANFSTKPTINGKPSQNAIEAGKRPRSAITPLMVIDKQDDLRLVVGSPGSSQIPGYVLKTVVGVVDWDLSAQEAIDLPNIQYGTKIDRTKPYDPTGLLVEKKTYAEMLVPEFMQLGYPVHVIPVVSGLNAIEIKDGKLYGATDRRRASSSMGE, encoded by the coding sequence ATGCGTATAGCAACTTTATCTTTAAGCTTGGTTTCGGCGGTGGGTTTTGCTGCTGAGCCCAGCCCTTTTCCAGTAGTGCCTGATGCTGAAGGTGACAAATTCATGGTTAGTGCGACAAACCCCTATGTCAGCAGCACTGGCTATTCGATACTGAAACAAGGCGGTAATGCCATCGATGCCATGGTGGCAATGCAAATGACCATGTCGGTGGTCGAGCCCGACATGACCGGGATCGGCGGCGGAACGTTTGCTTTGTTTTATCAAAATGATAAAGACCAGTTTCTCGCTCTTGATGGACGAGATGAGGCGCCTTCAAGCGCGACACCCGACATGTTCATGGAAAACGGCAAGCCACTGAGTCGAAATGAAATTTTAGGTCCTCGTTCGGTCGCAATACCTGGCACTCTTCGTCTACTTTATAGTGCCCACCAAGAGTATGGGAAACTGCCTTGGTCAGAGTTAGTTCAACCGGCCATCGACCTGGCTAGCAAAGGTTATGCGATGAATAGCTACACGTACGACATTGTAGTCCGTGAGCAAAACCGTTTAATTGAAGATCCAGAAATCAAAGCGCTCTATTGGGATAACGACGAAATCAAACCGACGGGCACCTTGATGACCAATCCAAAGCTTGCCGATACGTTGACCAATATTGCTCAACAAGGTGACAAATACCTTTATGGTGGAGAGTTTGGTAAGAACATTGTAGAAACGGTCAACAGTCGCATCGATTCAGACCATGCAAAACTATCCATTGAAGACTTTGAGCAGTACCAAATCAAAAAGCGTGACGTCATTGAGAGCGACTATCGTGGTAACAAGATCGTATCCTTTGGTTACCCTGCCTCTGGTGGCGTGATGGTAGCGCAAAGCCTAGAAATGCTTGAAGCGTATGATTTGGCAGACATGTCCAAAACCGACGCAGAACCATGGCGCTTGATGACAGAGGCAATGAGAATCGCTAAAGCCGATCGTATTGCTTACGCTGGCGATCCTGATTATGTGGAAACACCCGTAAGTGCCCTGCTTGATAAATCTTATATTGATAAGCGACGCCAACTGATCCCAGAAAATGGGATCGCTCAATCAAATCCGAAAGCTGGCAAGGTTTCAGATACCGATTACGCACAACATCAAGGCTTTGAGAGCAAGGATACCGGACACATCTCCATCATCGATAAAGAAGGCAATGCGATAGCCATGACAAGCACCATCGGTACAGGAATGGGCTCTGGCGTGATGGTAGACGGTGTGATCTTGAATGCACAAATGGCGAATTTTTCTACCAAACCAACCATCAATGGCAAACCAAGCCAAAATGCAATTGAAGCAGGCAAGCGTCCTCGTTCAGCAATCACGCCATTAATGGTGATCGATAAACAAGATGACCTGCGTTTAGTTGTTGGCTCTCCGGGTAGCTCACAAATTCCTGGGTACGTGTTAAAAACCGTGGTTGGTGTTGTGGATTGGGATCTATCAGCGCAAGAAGCGATTGACCTGCCAAACATTCAATACGGAACTAAGATAGATCGCACCAAGCCCTATGACCCAACAGGCCTTTTGGTCGAGAAAAAAACCTACGCCGAAATGTTGGTTCCAGAATTCATGCAGCTTGGTTACCCAGTCCATGTCATACCTGTCGTCAGTGGCTTAAACGCCATTGAAATCAAAGATGGAAAACTTTACGGCGCAACAGACAGACGTCGCGCATCCAGTTCTATGGGTGAATAG
- a CDS encoding alkaline phosphatase family protein, with product MQYTKLSGLTLALLCALPATAAEKPDLVLQITVDGLRADLIERYKHNFGEGGFRYLMDDGTYYTNANYQHGNTETIVGHVSLATGAPPSVHGMVGNVWYDRSEERLVYNVEDGNYTMLTSGAGVDKATEIDPTQKAAQGDGRSPEPILSTTFGDELMISNSGKSKVFGVSVKDRGAISLAGHSGKAFWFSKAQSEFVTSDYYYDEYPDWVSRWNEKKVAAQYSKQKWELSLPREQYTLQEHDTDYKVKLGDFQRTFPHPYGPASYKYYSTTLTVSPAGDEITENFASTLLMQEKLGQGDATDYLSVSFSSNDYVVHLYGPESLETEDNLIRLDKTIAKLLKTVDDQVGLDKTLIVLSADHGVPEASPAANALGFSQAQYFDKDALLSSGVEKRLKDEFGLSKDAIRLYAQPYIYLNHDLIAEKKLDLAKVQEAMADEIAKIKGVAFAVSSSDIAKNRVPDTHVMQLIKNNYHPARSGDVYVVFAPRSYINDMEGLQIASTHGSPWKYDTHVPVIFAGYDVEAKKVSRAVTPYDIAPTLSNKLGITQPSGSIGEVLKEIVD from the coding sequence ATGCAATACACCAAGCTTTCAGGTCTTACACTTGCTCTACTCTGTGCTTTGCCCGCAACAGCTGCAGAGAAACCAGATTTGGTTCTTCAAATCACGGTTGATGGTCTGCGTGCCGATCTTATAGAGCGCTATAAGCATAACTTTGGTGAAGGTGGCTTTCGGTATTTGATGGATGATGGCACGTATTACACCAATGCCAATTATCAGCATGGCAACACGGAAACAATTGTAGGACACGTCTCTCTGGCTACGGGTGCTCCACCTAGCGTTCACGGCATGGTGGGTAATGTTTGGTACGACCGTAGTGAAGAGCGTTTAGTGTATAACGTAGAGGATGGTAACTACACCATGCTCACTTCTGGCGCAGGTGTCGACAAAGCGACAGAAATCGACCCGACACAAAAAGCAGCACAAGGCGATGGCCGTTCTCCCGAGCCAATCCTCTCGACCACGTTTGGTGACGAGCTGATGATCTCAAATAGCGGAAAATCAAAGGTTTTTGGTGTTTCAGTTAAAGATCGTGGTGCAATCTCTTTAGCGGGACACAGTGGCAAAGCCTTCTGGTTCTCTAAAGCGCAATCTGAATTTGTCACGAGTGATTACTATTATGATGAATACCCAGATTGGGTATCTCGTTGGAATGAAAAGAAAGTTGCAGCGCAATACTCGAAACAGAAATGGGAACTATCTTTACCGCGTGAACAGTATACCCTTCAAGAGCACGATACCGATTACAAGGTTAAGCTAGGTGACTTCCAACGCACCTTCCCTCACCCTTACGGCCCAGCGAGTTATAAATATTACAGCACCACGTTAACCGTGAGCCCAGCAGGTGATGAGATTACTGAAAACTTTGCCAGCACACTATTAATGCAAGAAAAACTTGGGCAAGGCGATGCCACCGACTACCTATCGGTTAGCTTCTCATCGAACGATTATGTGGTTCACCTCTACGGTCCAGAAAGTTTAGAAACTGAAGATAACTTGATTCGACTTGATAAAACCATTGCGAAACTTTTAAAAACCGTCGATGACCAAGTGGGTTTAGATAAAACACTCATTGTTTTGTCCGCCGACCATGGCGTACCTGAAGCATCGCCTGCGGCAAATGCGCTTGGTTTTAGTCAGGCACAATACTTCGACAAAGATGCTCTGCTTTCAAGCGGTGTCGAGAAGCGATTGAAAGATGAATTCGGTTTATCTAAAGATGCAATTCGCTTGTATGCACAGCCTTACATTTATCTGAATCATGACCTTATTGCTGAGAAGAAACTTGACCTAGCAAAAGTGCAAGAAGCGATGGCTGATGAGATTGCCAAAATAAAAGGCGTAGCGTTTGCTGTTTCAAGCAGTGACATAGCGAAGAACAGAGTACCTGATACCCATGTGATGCAGCTCATCAAAAACAACTATCACCCAGCTCGTTCTGGTGACGTTTATGTTGTATTTGCACCGCGCAGCTACATCAACGACATGGAAGGTCTTCAGATCGCGTCGACACATGGTTCGCCATGGAAATACGACACTCATGTACCGGTTATCTTCGCAGGTTATGACGTTGAAGCTAAAAAGGTATCACGAGCAGTTACACCTTATGATATAGCACCGACCCTCTCTAATAAGCTAGGCATCACACAGCCAAGTGGTTCGATTGGTGAGGTATTGAAAGAAATCGTCGACTAA
- a CDS encoding formylglycine-generating enzyme family protein, translating into MKFINYKHLAAVSGVTMTILLSGCSSVPTHPIAQQIDQDMVLVEGGTFTMGSNSPEASKAERPARSVTVDSFYIAKFEVTQELFESVMGSSLSYFPNPQIPVNNLSWQQANYFVEQLNKLTGEEYRLPTEAEWEFAAKGGNKSKGYTYSGSNNLDDVAWYSANSKNSAHPVGLKKPNELGLYDMTGNVGEFVIDAFDDTFYRFGPTDNPNNAKHSDVGLSHKSVRGGSFAYDENESESYRRDFASQSITMSDMGLRLVKDAD; encoded by the coding sequence ATGAAATTTATCAATTACAAACATTTAGCAGCAGTTAGTGGCGTCACCATGACTATTCTTCTTAGCGGCTGTTCAAGCGTGCCAACGCACCCTATCGCCCAACAAATTGATCAAGATATGGTGTTGGTTGAAGGTGGGACATTCACCATGGGCTCAAACAGCCCAGAAGCAAGTAAAGCCGAGCGTCCAGCACGTAGTGTTACTGTAGATAGTTTCTACATCGCGAAGTTTGAGGTGACTCAAGAATTATTCGAATCAGTAATGGGCTCATCTCTCAGTTACTTCCCAAACCCGCAAATTCCAGTCAATAACCTTAGCTGGCAACAAGCAAACTATTTCGTAGAGCAACTCAATAAGTTAACGGGTGAAGAGTACCGTTTGCCAACAGAAGCTGAATGGGAATTTGCAGCCAAAGGTGGCAACAAGAGCAAAGGGTATACTTACAGTGGTTCCAACAACTTAGATGATGTTGCGTGGTACTCAGCAAATTCGAAAAATAGCGCACACCCAGTCGGGCTAAAGAAACCAAATGAACTAGGCTTATATGACATGACAGGTAATGTTGGCGAATTCGTTATCGATGCCTTCGATGACACCTTCTACCGATTTGGTCCGACAGACAATCCAAACAACGCTAAACACAGTGACGTAGGCTTATCACATAAGTCTGTTCGCGGTGGCAGTTTTGCTTATGACGAAAATGAATCGGAAAGTTACCGTCGTGATTTCGCAAGCCAATCCATCACCATGTCTGACATGGGACTGCGCCTAGTTAAAGACGCAGACTAA
- a CDS encoding substrate-binding domain-containing protein, with the protein MLGQNYKILLPLLLTTCFMVSQPVSADGERPDSDFEKLEKFQETVSGEPISLATKSSEKPVRIALIYPSADISDFWIRNFIALKERLIALQLKFEIDEFTSRQIEHSLQTQYTEQVLSSEKPYDFVIFGPSELGIQAGNIQKLSASSDFKTFIWAFHTPNEQWTHQPDSWFDFSSEMGAEVLCDHVVKELGNDVKFSANRGIPGITDTQRSQGFIDCVEEKGDWLTVYEHFGQYQKIGGADGIRLVLGNFPEVTMVHNANTAMTMGAVDALGEADKLSEIYVTGWGGTAKEIEKIRSDELDATPMRMSDDLGVATAEAIKFHLEGRQTEVPLIYLGRITVVHNKMDDEELSQLTREAFRYSGKN; encoded by the coding sequence ATGCTGGGTCAAAATTATAAAATCCTTTTACCTCTGCTCCTAACTACTTGTTTTATGGTTTCACAGCCTGTGAGCGCTGATGGGGAAAGGCCTGACAGTGATTTTGAAAAACTTGAAAAATTTCAAGAGACTGTAAGCGGAGAGCCCATTTCTTTAGCAACGAAATCTTCTGAAAAGCCCGTAAGGATCGCTTTAATTTATCCAAGTGCAGATATTTCTGATTTCTGGATACGTAATTTCATCGCGTTGAAGGAAAGATTGATTGCCTTACAGCTTAAATTTGAGATTGATGAATTTACATCTAGGCAGATCGAACACTCACTTCAAACTCAATACACCGAGCAAGTTCTTAGCTCTGAAAAACCCTATGATTTTGTCATTTTTGGACCATCAGAGTTGGGTATACAAGCCGGTAATATCCAAAAACTGTCGGCTTCCTCTGACTTTAAAACCTTCATTTGGGCATTTCACACGCCAAACGAACAGTGGACTCACCAACCTGATAGTTGGTTTGATTTTTCCAGCGAAATGGGAGCCGAGGTGTTGTGTGACCACGTGGTCAAAGAGCTAGGTAACGACGTGAAGTTTTCCGCTAACCGAGGTATTCCAGGTATTACAGATACACAACGCTCTCAAGGGTTTATTGACTGTGTAGAAGAGAAGGGCGATTGGTTAACGGTTTATGAGCATTTTGGGCAGTATCAAAAAATTGGTGGTGCTGATGGGATCCGTTTGGTTTTGGGTAACTTTCCAGAAGTGACCATGGTTCACAATGCGAACACGGCAATGACGATGGGTGCTGTAGATGCACTAGGCGAAGCAGACAAGTTGTCTGAGATATATGTGACAGGTTGGGGTGGAACCGCAAAAGAGATAGAGAAAATCCGATCTGACGAGCTTGATGCAACACCAATGCGAATGAGTGATGATCTGGGGGTTGCCACTGCAGAAGCCATCAAGTTTCACTTGGAAGGTCGACAAACAGAAGTGCCGTTGATTTATCTAGGCAGAATAACCGTGGTGCACAACAAAATGGATGATGAAGAGTTGAGTCAGTTAACGCGAGAGGCTTTCCGTTATTCAGGCAAAAACTAG
- a CDS encoding anaerobic sulfatase maturase: MHITQGPQYNGKASKRLHVMAKPIGAACNIDCKYCYYLSKQDLLEYKKGSSPRMDDETLETYIRQYIEGQNTPEIIFSWQGGEPTMLGLAYFERVVELQKKYQPEGVLISNDLQTNGTLLNDDWGQFLAKNNFLVGLSIDGPEMLHNAYRTNRAGRGTFKQVMAAVELLHKHQVKFATLTCVNNLTSQNALEVYRFLRDVVKSPQMQFIPIVEQKTFRTVAPQTSQVSEQLKQGDKRLIPGHKDSIMESWCVSDLAWGNFLITVFDEWAKNDIGKVFVQYFEASLETWIGRPNPLCTLNEICGKGLAMEPNGDVFSCDHYVYPEYKIGNIHHEKLDDLAYSASQQKFGFAKSRTLTSQCQQCDYKFACHGECPKNRFIKTRSGEPGLNYLCAGWHKFFSHVDKSMAYIARAMRHPVAHGKYSDSVMMARRAEMAKQATFETKF; encoded by the coding sequence ATGCACATTACTCAAGGTCCTCAATATAATGGCAAAGCGTCTAAACGCTTGCATGTTATGGCGAAGCCAATTGGCGCAGCATGTAATATTGACTGTAAATATTGTTATTACCTTAGTAAGCAAGATTTGTTGGAGTACAAGAAAGGCAGTTCTCCAAGAATGGATGATGAAACATTAGAGACCTACATCCGACAATACATCGAAGGTCAAAATACACCTGAGATCATCTTTTCATGGCAGGGTGGAGAACCTACCATGCTTGGTTTGGCTTATTTTGAACGTGTGGTTGAACTACAGAAGAAGTATCAACCTGAAGGTGTATTGATTTCCAATGACCTGCAAACCAATGGCACATTACTGAATGACGATTGGGGGCAATTCTTAGCAAAGAATAACTTCCTAGTAGGCTTAAGTATTGATGGCCCAGAGATGCTGCATAACGCCTACCGTACTAACCGAGCCGGTCGTGGTACGTTCAAGCAAGTAATGGCTGCGGTTGAACTGCTGCACAAACACCAGGTGAAATTCGCGACGTTAACCTGCGTGAACAACCTGACCAGTCAAAATGCACTAGAAGTGTACCGATTCTTACGTGATGTGGTGAAGTCGCCACAAATGCAATTTATCCCAATCGTTGAGCAAAAAACCTTTAGAACGGTTGCACCGCAAACTTCTCAAGTGAGCGAGCAATTGAAGCAGGGTGACAAGCGCCTGATCCCGGGTCATAAAGATTCAATTATGGAGTCGTGGTGTGTATCAGATCTGGCGTGGGGTAACTTTCTCATTACCGTGTTTGATGAGTGGGCGAAAAACGATATCGGCAAAGTGTTCGTGCAATATTTCGAAGCAAGTTTAGAAACGTGGATTGGTCGTCCTAATCCACTTTGTACCTTGAATGAGATTTGCGGAAAAGGCCTTGCTATGGAGCCTAATGGTGACGTTTTCTCATGTGACCACTATGTTTATCCAGAATACAAAATCGGCAATATCCATCACGAGAAATTGGATGATCTGGCGTACAGCGCTTCACAACAGAAGTTTGGCTTTGCTAAATCACGCACATTAACCAGCCAATGTCAGCAATGTGATTATAAGTTTGCTTGTCATGGTGAGTGCCCTAAAAACCGCTTTATCAAAACTCGTTCAGGTGAGCCGGGTTTGAATTACTTATGTGCGGGTTGGCACAAGTTCTTTTCTCATGTTGACAAATCAATGGCGTACATCGCTCGTGCTATGAGACACCCGGTGGCACACGGGAAATACAGCGATTCTGTAATGATGGCGCGTCGTGCCGAGATGGCCAAACAAGCGACGTTCGAGACCAAGTTCTAA